A single window of Hylaeus volcanicus isolate JK05 chromosome 8, UHH_iyHylVolc1.0_haploid, whole genome shotgun sequence DNA harbors:
- the LOC128881539 gene encoding 40S ribosomal protein S21 — translation MENDNGVLVDLYIPRKCSSSNRIIHAKDHASIQLSLADVDPETGRMTDSQKMYAICGAIRRMGESDDCLVRLAKNDGILPKNF, via the exons ATGGAAAACGACAATGGAGTACTTGTCGACTTGTATATCCCAAGAAAATG ctcgTCGAGTAATCGCATCATCCACGCAAAGGATCATGCATCTATTCAACTGAGCCTTGCTGATGTTGATCCTGAAACTGGACGTATGACTGACTCCCAAAAGATGTATGCAATTTGTGGAGCTATTCGACGTATG GGTGAATCTGACGATTGTTTAGTACGCCTTGCAAAAAATGATGGCATTTTAcctaaaaatttttaa